The DNA segment GCGCGGCACAACGTCACGCGGCTCGTCGTGATCGGCGCGGTGCTGACCGCGGTCGAGTCCTGCCTGGCCTCGATGACCAGCGCCGCCGAGTCGGCGGCCGCGGTGGCCGAGGGCGTCGTCCGGATGCGCTTCTGGTCCAGCCGGGACGACGACGCGTCGATGTCCAGCCGCGCGGTGGCGGCGCCGGCCTGGGCCGAGGTCCAGGCCAACTACGCCGGGCGCACCGCCGCGGCGCTGGCCCCGCTGGTCGCGGCGACCGACATGTCCGGCCGCGCCGGGCGGCTGGTCCTCTGGCACGGCGAGCCCGGCACCGGCAAGACGACCGCGGTGCGCGCGCTGAGCCGGGAGTGGTCGGCCTGGTGCGAGCCGCACTACGTCACTGACCCCGAGCGGCTCTTCGCCGATCCGCAGTACCTGCTGGAGGTGGCCGGGGTCGACGCCGAGGAGGACGACGGCGCGGCGGAGAAGCGGCCCTGGCGGCTGGTCATCGCCGAGGACTGCGACGAGTACCTGCGCACCGACGCGAAGCTGCGCGCCGGTGCCTCGCTGGGCCGGTTGCTCAACCTGTGCGACGGGATCCTGGGCCACGGGCTGCAGGTGCTCGTGCTGCTCACCACCAACGAGGACGTCGGGAGCCTGCACCCGGCGATCACCCGCCCGGGCCGCTGCCTGAGCCGGGTGGAGTTCGGCCGGCTGTCAAGGGCGGAGGCGCAGACCTGGCTAGGTCCCGGCGTCGCCGCCCCGCCGGAGCCGGCCACCCTGGCCGAGCTGTACGCGTTCCGGGAGCAGCGCGAGGACCCGACCGACCACCTCCCGGAGCTCGGCGGCTACCTCTAGGCCGACGCGACCAGCTGCACGATGCGGCGCGCCGCGGCCCGCCCCTCGGGTGCGGGCACCAGCGGGTAGACGTGCACCGCGCCCGGGCAGACGACGACGTCGGTGTCGACGCCGGCCGCGCGGGCCTTCTCGCCGAGCTCGAGGACGTCGGGCAGGCAGATCTCGTGGGTGCCGACGAACACGTGCAGTGGCGGCAGCCCGGCCAGCGGGCCGTTCAGCGGGCTGAGCCGCGGCTGGGTGGGATCGTCACCGCCGGCCCACGCCTCCCCCGCCAGGCGGAGGCCCACGCTGGCCAGCCAGGGGTCGCGCTCCTCGACGGCGGGGACGTCCGGGTTGCTGATGGTGAGGTCCAGCCACGGGGAGAGCAGCACCAGCCGGCGCGGCTGTTCCGCACCAGCCAGCGTCTGCGCGAGGCCGAGCGCGAGGCCACCACCCGCGGAGTCGCCGGCGAGGGTGACCGCCGACGCGTCGAACTCCTGCAGCAGCTCACGGTGGACGGCGGTGACGAAGGGATACGCCTCGCGGTACGTGTGCTGCGGCGCGACGCCGTAGTGCGGGACCTCCACCCGGACGCCGGCGTCGGCCATCTTCGAGACGAGCGCCCAGTGCTGGGGCGCGATCTCGCTGATGTAGGCACCGCCGTGCAGGTAGACGACGGCGCGCTCCGGGGTCCGGCCGCGCGGCGTGACCGTGGTGCACGGGAAGCCGTCGACCAGGCGGGTGCGGACGTCGTGCCGCCGCTGCAGCCGGGCCGGTGGTCGGGTGCTGCCCTTGGGGGCG comes from the Modestobacter italicus genome and includes:
- a CDS encoding ATP-binding protein, translating into MTPPAAGSTPQLGLDYLEDVSAKLMLQAQWSGAMPYLRAGSVPGTVEDLAALLPEGARLRFDQRWPRHRTVTAELPGLVVELEARHNVTRLVVIGAVLTAVESCLASMTSAAESAAAVAEGVVRMRFWSSRDDDASMSSRAVAAPAWAEVQANYAGRTAAALAPLVAATDMSGRAGRLVLWHGEPGTGKTTAVRALSREWSAWCEPHYVTDPERLFADPQYLLEVAGVDAEEDDGAAEKRPWRLVIAEDCDEYLRTDAKLRAGASLGRLLNLCDGILGHGLQVLVLLTTNEDVGSLHPAITRPGRCLSRVEFGRLSRAEAQTWLGPGVAAPPEPATLAELYAFREQREDPTDHLPELGGYL
- a CDS encoding alpha/beta hydrolase fold domain-containing protein; this translates as MVSLQMTLLEPFFRLAFKPRMATVERARQRIAAPKGSTRPPARLQRRHDVRTRLVDGFPCTTVTPRGRTPERAVVYLHGGAYISEIAPQHWALVSKMADAGVRVEVPHYGVAPQHTYREAYPFVTAVHRELLQEFDASAVTLAGDSAGGGLALGLAQTLAGAEQPRRLVLLSPWLDLTISNPDVPAVEERDPWLASVGLRLAGEAWAGGDDPTQPRLSPLNGPLAGLPPLHVFVGTHEICLPDVLELGEKARAAGVDTDVVVCPGAVHVYPLVPAPEGRAAARRIVQLVASA